In one Bacteroides intestinalis DSM 17393 genomic region, the following are encoded:
- a CDS encoding phosphate acyltransferase gives MEPIRSFDQLTSHLKSLNKRKRIAVVCANDPNTEYAIARSLEEGIAEFLMIGDSAILEKYPTLKQYPQYVKTVHIEDPDEAAREAVRIVREGGADILMKGIINTDNLLRAILDKEKGLLPKGKILTHLAVMQIPTYDKLLFFSDAAVIPRPTLQQRIEMIWYAIHTCRHFGIEQPRISLIHCTEKVSAKFPHSLDYVNIVELAEAGEFGDVIIDGPLDVKTSCEKTSGDIKGIASPINGEADVLIFPNIESGNAFYKAVSLFAHADMAGLLQGPVCPVVLPSRSDSGLSKYYSIAMACLTCACD, from the coding sequence ATGGAACCTATTCGAAGCTTTGATCAATTAACCTCACACTTGAAATCCTTAAACAAGAGGAAACGTATTGCCGTAGTTTGTGCCAATGATCCCAATACGGAATATGCCATTGCCCGTTCTCTGGAAGAAGGAATTGCGGAATTCCTGATGATCGGTGACTCTGCTATTCTTGAAAAATACCCTACATTGAAGCAATATCCCCAGTACGTCAAGACGGTGCATATAGAAGATCCCGATGAGGCGGCGCGTGAGGCTGTCCGCATTGTACGCGAGGGTGGGGCTGATATCCTGATGAAAGGGATTATCAATACCGATAACCTCTTGCGTGCTATTCTCGACAAAGAAAAGGGTTTGTTGCCTAAAGGTAAAATCCTCACCCACCTGGCTGTGATGCAGATTCCTACGTATGATAAGTTACTTTTCTTTTCGGATGCCGCCGTAATTCCACGGCCTACTTTGCAGCAGCGCATAGAGATGATCTGGTATGCCATACATACCTGCCGCCATTTCGGTATCGAACAACCTCGTATCTCTCTTATCCACTGCACGGAAAAGGTGAGTGCCAAGTTTCCTCATTCGTTAGATTACGTCAACATCGTGGAATTGGCAGAGGCCGGAGAATTCGGAGATGTGATAATCGACGGTCCGCTGGATGTGAAGACTTCCTGTGAGAAAACAAGTGGTGACATTAAAGGCATTGCATCTCCCATCAATGGAGAAGCGGACGTGCTGATATTCCCTAATATAGAGTCGGGAAACGCCTTTTATAAGGCTGTTTCCCTGTTTGCTCATGCCGATATGGCGGGCTTGTTGCAAGGCCCTGTTTGTCCGGTGGTACTGCCTTCACGCAGCGATTCCGGCCTGTCTAAGTATTATAGCATTGCTATGGCATGCCTCACTTGTGCCTGTGACTAA
- a CDS encoding TonB-dependent receptor, protein MRKISLNGLFCPKSLVFKQILRTMKITLFLLLFVTFQAYSHATYSQSARISIPRSELRVGEILDKIEAQTEYLFVYNKKSVDVRRTVNIDADNQPVSEVLDEIFNGTDIRYVMEGKNIVLTKQNEKASEIITAVQQENISVKGVVTDTKGEPIIGANVVEKGTTNGCITNIDGEFTLNTPTNATLVISFIGYQPVTIALNGQQTLNVQMQEEALSLETVVVTAMGIKKKAASLTYSTQQVGGDELTRAKDPNMINALAGKTAGVSITRNSSGLGGSAKVSIRGIRSANADGNNQPLYVIDGVPMLNNTSEQAFSAMGGNNDTGNRDSGDGISNLNPDDIESMSILKGASAAALYGSQAANGVILITTKKGKAGMQRITFSSNLTVDHAISLPEFQNRYGASGETSWGAENASMKAYDNVGDYFSNGVTATNSLSVTAGKEKMQTYFSYANTTASGIVDVNKLQKHNITFRETASLFNERLTLDANVNLMTQKIKNRPTSGGYYMNPLVGLYSFPRGEDMSVYRDNNGFERYDANRAMPLQNWYTDISGFTQNPYWLNNRVTSNDRRFRTMASLSANLKVNDWFTIQARGNVDYINDNYDQKMYAGTAADVAHENGRYIKLNRQEFMMYGDVMAMFNKTWNDWSLNAAIGSSINTTKVNSLSLDSGKSGLYKANVFTVANMNLGGAGTSFIDELNDQRRTIQSLFATAQIGWKESLYLDLTARNDWSSTLANTKSEGSGFFYPSVGVSWILNQTLNLPSWISFGKVRASWAQVGNDLPIGITSPAQTITAGGVVNPIDYYFAEDLKPEISTSIEFGTEWRFFNSRLDFDFTFYRTDTKNQLIRVNTTAEKRRFRWINAGKIRNTGIEVTVGATPLMNDNFRWKTQFNFATNKNEIVSLGGTPSFQYASGNVSMPYKMMVVEGGSLGDIYGNVFVRDESGKILLEPATDKDGNENKKAGLPQVTTDKAAKIGNFNPDWTLGWSNTLTYKGFSLYFLIDTRMGGDVISLTQAGLDYAGVSKATGDARAAKRYMLEGQEIKNVQGFYQMVGDRGNGTTEFYRYDGTNIRLRELSLGYSFPQQMLEKTGFIKGVDLSLVARNLFFIYKDAPFDPDATMSVGNDNQGLDTYGMPSTRNIGFNIKLTF, encoded by the coding sequence ATGAGAAAAATTTCTTTGAATGGGCTTTTTTGCCCAAAAAGTTTAGTATTTAAGCAAATATTACGAACTATGAAGATCACACTATTCCTTCTTTTGTTTGTAACGTTCCAGGCATACAGCCACGCTACCTACTCTCAGAGTGCAAGAATCAGCATCCCCCGTTCTGAGTTACGAGTAGGCGAAATCCTCGATAAAATCGAGGCTCAGACCGAATATTTGTTTGTCTACAATAAGAAAAGTGTGGACGTGCGCCGCACCGTAAATATAGATGCAGACAATCAACCGGTGTCCGAAGTTTTGGACGAAATCTTTAATGGTACCGACATCAGATATGTAATGGAAGGCAAGAATATTGTGCTGACCAAACAAAATGAAAAGGCAAGTGAAATCATTACTGCCGTACAACAAGAGAATATCTCTGTGAAAGGTGTTGTTACCGATACGAAAGGTGAGCCCATTATCGGTGCCAATGTCGTGGAAAAAGGAACTACAAACGGTTGCATTACCAATATAGACGGTGAGTTTACACTAAACACTCCAACCAATGCAACGCTGGTTATCAGCTTTATCGGATACCAGCCTGTAACGATTGCTCTCAACGGGCAGCAAACTCTCAATGTACAGATGCAGGAAGAAGCCCTGTCACTGGAAACGGTTGTAGTAACCGCTATGGGTATCAAGAAAAAAGCTGCTTCACTGACTTACTCAACCCAACAGGTGGGCGGCGACGAACTGACACGTGCCAAAGATCCGAATATGATTAATGCATTGGCCGGAAAAACCGCCGGTGTATCTATTACACGCAACTCCTCCGGTTTAGGGGGTTCTGCCAAGGTTTCCATCCGTGGTATTCGTTCTGCCAACGCCGACGGTAATAACCAGCCATTATATGTCATTGATGGTGTGCCTATGCTGAATAACACATCAGAACAAGCCTTTTCCGCCATGGGTGGCAATAATGATACCGGTAACCGCGACTCCGGTGACGGTATCTCCAACCTCAATCCAGACGACATTGAAAGCATGAGCATCCTGAAAGGTGCTTCCGCTGCCGCTCTTTACGGTTCGCAAGCTGCTAATGGTGTAATCCTTATCACTACTAAGAAAGGAAAAGCCGGCATGCAACGCATCACCTTCTCTTCCAACCTCACTGTAGACCATGCCATCAGCCTGCCCGAATTCCAAAACAGATACGGCGCCAGTGGCGAAACCAGTTGGGGCGCAGAAAACGCAAGTATGAAAGCTTATGACAATGTGGGCGACTATTTCAGTAACGGAGTGACAGCCACAAACTCCTTATCCGTCACAGCAGGAAAAGAAAAGATGCAAACCTACTTCTCTTATGCCAACACCACCGCCAGCGGCATTGTTGATGTAAACAAACTTCAGAAGCACAACATCACTTTCCGCGAAACAGCTTCCCTCTTCAACGAACGCTTGACACTGGATGCCAACGTGAACCTGATGACCCAGAAAATCAAGAACCGCCCTACTTCCGGTGGTTACTATATGAACCCATTGGTAGGTTTATATTCCTTTCCGCGTGGCGAAGACATGAGTGTTTACCGCGACAACAACGGTTTCGAAAGATATGATGCCAACAGAGCTATGCCCTTACAGAACTGGTATACAGACATTAGTGGTTTCACTCAGAACCCTTATTGGTTAAACAACAGAGTTACCAGCAACGACAGACGCTTCCGCACAATGGCTTCACTGAGCGCCAACCTGAAGGTAAACGACTGGTTCACCATCCAGGCACGTGGCAATGTAGATTATATCAACGATAACTACGACCAGAAAATGTACGCCGGTACAGCAGCCGATGTAGCCCACGAAAACGGACGTTACATCAAGCTGAACCGTCAGGAATTCATGATGTACGGCGACGTGATGGCAATGTTCAACAAAACCTGGAACGACTGGTCACTGAATGCAGCCATCGGTAGCAGCATCAACACTACGAAAGTGAACTCACTAAGCCTCGACTCCGGAAAATCCGGCTTGTACAAAGCAAACGTATTTACAGTCGCCAACATGAATCTGGGCGGCGCCGGAACTTCCTTCATCGACGAACTGAACGATCAAAGACGCACCATCCAATCCCTCTTTGCAACAGCACAAATCGGCTGGAAAGAAAGCCTTTACTTAGACCTGACCGCCCGTAACGACTGGTCGTCTACACTGGCCAACACGAAGAGCGAAGGTTCCGGTTTCTTCTACCCCTCAGTAGGTGTATCCTGGATTTTGAACCAGACACTCAACCTCCCGTCATGGATCAGCTTCGGTAAAGTCCGCGCATCTTGGGCACAAGTAGGTAACGACCTTCCCATCGGCATCACCAGCCCGGCACAGACTATTACAGCCGGTGGCGTAGTCAATCCTATCGACTATTACTTTGCCGAAGACCTAAAACCGGAAATCAGTACCTCTATCGAATTTGGTACCGAGTGGAGATTCTTCAACAGTCGCTTGGATTTCGACTTTACGTTCTATCGCACCGATACCAAGAACCAATTGATCCGGGTGAACACGACTGCCGAAAAGCGCCGTTTCCGTTGGATTAATGCAGGTAAGATTCGCAATACCGGTATTGAAGTCACTGTAGGAGCCACTCCGCTGATGAACGATAACTTCCGTTGGAAAACTCAATTCAACTTCGCTACCAATAAGAATGAAATTGTATCTCTGGGCGGAACACCCAGTTTCCAGTATGCTTCCGGCAACGTAAGTATGCCTTATAAGATGATGGTTGTAGAAGGTGGTTCATTGGGCGACATCTACGGCAACGTATTTGTACGCGATGAAAGCGGCAAAATTCTTTTGGAGCCGGCAACGGACAAAGATGGTAATGAGAACAAAAAAGCCGGCCTGCCGCAGGTAACCACTGACAAGGCTGCCAAGATTGGTAACTTCAATCCCGACTGGACCCTTGGCTGGAGCAATACTCTGACTTATAAAGGTTTCTCACTTTACTTCCTGATTGATACCCGCATGGGTGGCGACGTTATCTCACTGACGCAAGCCGGTCTGGATTATGCAGGTGTAAGCAAAGCAACCGGTGATGCACGCGCAGCAAAGCGCTACATGCTGGAAGGTCAGGAAATCAAGAACGTACAAGGTTTCTATCAAATGGTAGGCGACCGCGGTAACGGTACTACCGAATTCTACAGATATGATGGAACTAACATCCGCTTGCGTGAGCTGTCATTGGGCTACTCCTTCCCGCAGCAGATGCTCGAAAAGACAGGATTCATCAAAGGTGTAGACCTCTCACTGGTGGCCCGCAATCTGTTCTTCATCTACAAAGATGCCCCGTTCGACCCGGACGCAACAATGTCCGTAGGTAATGATAACCAAGGTTTGGATACCTATGGTATGCCTTCAACGAGAAACATTGGATTCAATATTAAACTCACTTTCTAA
- a CDS encoding RNA polymerase sigma-70 factor — protein MPLAGSLHTMDLFSRFFRENQEKFLAFAYSYTRSWAEAEDILMESMISLWECRDRWEEDKGLHSLLLTIIKNKALNYLEREQTRLRIEEDLHSHRQRELDLRIATLKDCEPDKIFSTEIQHIVNKALEKMPPQSREIFMLSRYSNLPNKRIAEQLNVSLKTVEFHITKALRILRVELKDYLTSILL, from the coding sequence ATGCCTTTAGCTGGAAGCCTACATACTATGGATTTATTTTCTCGTTTCTTTCGGGAGAACCAGGAAAAATTCCTTGCCTTTGCCTACTCCTATACCAGAAGTTGGGCAGAAGCAGAGGATATTTTAATGGAATCCATGATCTCTCTGTGGGAATGTCGCGACCGTTGGGAAGAAGATAAAGGTTTGCATTCCCTGCTCCTTACCATTATCAAGAATAAAGCTCTCAACTACCTGGAACGTGAACAAACACGTCTACGTATTGAGGAAGATCTGCATTCGCACCGTCAGCGCGAACTGGACTTGCGCATTGCTACTTTAAAGGATTGCGAACCCGACAAAATATTCAGCACAGAAATACAGCACATCGTAAATAAAGCTCTGGAAAAGATGCCACCTCAAAGCCGCGAAATATTCATGCTCAGCCGTTATAGCAACCTACCGAATAAAAGAATAGCGGAACAACTGAACGTTTCCCTCAAAACAGTGGAGTTTCATATCACTAAAGCTTTACGTATTCTTCGTGTGGAACTAAAAGATTATCTGACTTCTATTCTTCTCTGA
- the buk gene encoding butyrate kinase: MKILAINPGSTSTKIAVYEDTTPLLVRNIRHSVGELSHFPRVIDQFEFRKNLVIEALKENGIPFEFDAIVGRGGLLKPIPGGVYEVNDAMLDDIAHAMRSHACNLGCLIAAELAALLPGCRAFIADPGVVDELDEIARITGSPLMPRITIWHALNQRAIARRYAAELTTASPDHPVRYEDLNLIICHLGGGISVGAHNHGRCIDVNNALDGEGPFSPERAGTLPAGPLIDLCYSHRFRKDELKKRISGHAGLAAHLGTTDIPAIIKSIEGGDTKAELVLNAMIYQVAKSVGAAAVVLYGKVDAILLTGGIAHSEYVISRLKERVSFLAPVHVYPGEDELEALAVNVLGALRGELPIQVYK; this comes from the coding sequence ATGAAAATCCTCGCTATCAATCCCGGTTCTACTTCAACGAAGATTGCGGTATATGAAGACACAACTCCGCTTCTGGTGCGTAACATCCGCCATTCGGTAGGAGAACTTTCCCATTTTCCTCGTGTCATCGACCAGTTTGAGTTCCGCAAGAATCTGGTGATAGAAGCCCTGAAGGAGAATGGTATTCCTTTTGAATTTGATGCCATCGTAGGGCGTGGAGGATTGTTGAAACCCATTCCGGGTGGAGTATATGAAGTGAATGATGCCATGCTGGACGACATTGCCCATGCCATGCGCAGTCATGCCTGTAACTTGGGGTGTCTCATTGCTGCCGAACTGGCTGCATTGCTTCCCGGTTGCCGGGCTTTCATTGCTGATCCCGGTGTAGTGGATGAATTGGATGAGATAGCTCGCATCACAGGTTCGCCCCTGATGCCGCGCATCACCATCTGGCATGCGCTGAATCAGCGAGCCATTGCCCGCCGCTATGCTGCCGAACTTACAACCGCTTCTCCCGACCATCCGGTCCGCTACGAAGACCTGAATCTTATAATCTGCCATTTGGGTGGCGGCATATCCGTTGGCGCTCATAATCACGGTCGCTGCATCGACGTGAACAATGCGCTTGATGGTGAAGGCCCTTTCTCCCCCGAGCGGGCGGGGACGTTGCCTGCCGGCCCATTGATTGATCTTTGTTACTCCCATCGTTTCAGGAAGGATGAATTGAAGAAGCGTATTTCCGGTCATGCCGGTCTGGCGGCACATCTGGGCACTACGGATATACCTGCTATTATCAAGTCCATAGAAGGTGGAGATACGAAAGCGGAACTGGTGCTGAATGCTATGATTTATCAGGTTGCCAAAAGTGTGGGTGCCGCCGCTGTTGTGCTTTACGGTAAAGTAGATGCCATCTTGCTGACGGGCGGCATAGCCCATTCAGAGTATGTCATTTCCCGTTTGAAGGAACGGGTTTCTTTCCTTGCTCCGGTGCATGTCTATCCCGGGGAAGATGAACTGGAGGCACTTGCTGTGAATGTTTTGGGAGCATTGCGCGGGGAGTTGCCGATACAGGTTTATAAGTGA
- a CDS encoding SusD/RagB family nutrient-binding outer membrane lipoprotein: MNKIKYTAVLLLGGLLSLSSCTDNFAGFNDTKGAYTDDLQKYDNQTNLVPFSTIQKGIIYQTGVEGTDWQYQVIQNLVADMYGGFFHDMNGAFNQNNSTYNLNNGWTSAMWTYSYGNVMPSIADSEELNTAEDWPLYHALTKVLKVTLLHRVSDYYGPILYDGFGTAAQTPQSQQEVYKRFFEDLATAINILKDYKGGVSFESADFMMPEGKRTPAQWLKFANSLRLRLAMRVSNVDPDLAKEQAQAALDAQNGGVLETSNETVGQYGIRNPLGGVSGWGEVFMNASLESFLKGYDDPRLKSYFSAAQDGRDNDGNITQTVAGVKQLTSIEGKFKGVRQGTGVGDNRYSTHSRTTITTSSKIIVMAAAEVWFLRAEAALRGFTSEDVESCYKQGVTTSFAQWDASGVSEYLESENTPADYVDTFDKNFDAKATTSITPKWDNTADNETKLERIITQKWLAIYPEGCEAWAEQRRTGYPKLFKVVVNNSSNAISTDDMIRRVFFNQDYITNNKPLYDALVSKLGGLDTGGTRLWWDTGKNNF, encoded by the coding sequence ATGAATAAGATAAAATATACAGCCGTACTACTTTTGGGTGGACTTTTAAGTCTTTCATCCTGCACCGATAATTTTGCCGGATTCAACGATACAAAAGGAGCTTATACAGACGATTTGCAGAAATATGACAACCAGACTAACCTAGTACCTTTCTCTACCATCCAAAAAGGTATTATTTACCAGACGGGTGTAGAAGGAACCGACTGGCAATATCAAGTGATACAGAACCTGGTAGCCGATATGTATGGCGGATTCTTCCACGACATGAATGGTGCGTTCAACCAGAACAACTCTACCTACAATCTGAACAATGGTTGGACAAGCGCCATGTGGACCTATTCCTACGGCAACGTCATGCCTTCCATCGCTGATTCCGAAGAGTTGAACACAGCCGAAGACTGGCCCTTGTATCATGCTCTTACCAAAGTGCTGAAAGTAACCCTCCTCCATCGTGTAAGCGACTATTATGGTCCTATTCTTTATGACGGTTTCGGCACTGCCGCACAAACTCCCCAGTCCCAGCAGGAAGTTTACAAGCGTTTCTTCGAAGACCTGGCAACAGCCATCAATATTCTGAAGGACTATAAAGGCGGCGTATCTTTTGAAAGCGCCGACTTCATGATGCCGGAAGGCAAACGCACGCCTGCACAATGGTTGAAGTTTGCCAACTCTCTCCGTTTGCGTCTGGCAATGCGTGTATCCAATGTGGATCCCGACTTAGCCAAAGAACAAGCTCAGGCTGCATTAGACGCACAGAATGGCGGTGTATTGGAAACATCTAACGAGACAGTAGGCCAATATGGAATCCGCAACCCGCTGGGTGGTGTTTCCGGTTGGGGAGAAGTATTTATGAACGCCAGCCTGGAGTCTTTCCTGAAAGGATATGACGACCCGCGCTTGAAGTCCTACTTCAGTGCCGCACAAGATGGTAGAGACAATGATGGCAACATCACGCAAACTGTGGCGGGTGTGAAACAACTGACCAGCATCGAAGGCAAGTTTAAAGGTGTGCGCCAGGGAACAGGTGTAGGAGACAACCGTTACTCCACCCACTCACGAACCACCATCACCACCAGTAGCAAGATTATAGTAATGGCTGCTGCCGAGGTATGGTTCCTTCGCGCAGAAGCTGCCTTGAGAGGCTTCACGTCTGAAGACGTGGAGAGTTGCTACAAACAAGGTGTCACTACTTCCTTTGCACAATGGGATGCCAGTGGCGTAAGTGAATATTTGGAAAGTGAAAACACTCCTGCTGATTACGTAGATACATTCGATAAGAACTTTGATGCCAAAGCAACTACCAGTATCACTCCAAAATGGGATAATACCGCCGATAATGAAACAAAACTGGAAAGAATCATCACCCAAAAGTGGTTGGCTATCTACCCCGAAGGTTGCGAGGCTTGGGCAGAACAACGCCGCACCGGCTATCCGAAACTCTTCAAAGTAGTAGTAAATAACAGTAGTAACGCCATTAGTACAGATGATATGATCCGTCGTGTATTCTTCAACCAAGACTATATTACGAACAACAAGCCGTTATATGATGCATTGGTTAGCAAGTTAGGCGGTCTGGATACTGGTGGTACCCGTCTTTGGTGGGATACCGGAAAGAACAATTTCTAA
- a CDS encoding FecR family protein, whose protein sequence is MNQELLYKYFRGTATIEEEKRILDWVEASEENREAFLKERMIFDVALFSDRQSSKKKTFRLAPILKWGMRIAAVIIIGVCGYFMTNDYLYNKLAQPQTITVPAGQRAQITLADGTRVWLNAQSTLTYASNFGRRERNVELDGEAYFEVAKNKDIPFYVHTEMNKVKVVGTCFNVCAYKDSKEFETTLVEGIVDIYPANNNKVITRLQKDEFFGNYDGKCKKVILPSYEYLRWKEGLYCFDDVPFSCILTKLEKYYNVKITVSDPKLLNYDSCTGKFREQDGVEHILRTISKDHPFEFSINEEKDSIFIYEK, encoded by the coding sequence ATGAATCAAGAACTATTATATAAGTATTTTAGAGGAACTGCCACCATTGAAGAAGAAAAGCGCATCCTTGATTGGGTGGAAGCCTCGGAGGAAAACCGAGAAGCTTTCCTGAAAGAGCGTATGATATTTGATGTGGCCCTATTCTCTGACAGACAGAGCAGCAAGAAAAAGACATTCCGTCTGGCTCCGATACTCAAATGGGGAATGCGCATAGCTGCCGTTATCATCATAGGTGTATGCGGCTACTTCATGACAAACGATTACCTCTATAATAAACTCGCCCAACCGCAAACCATTACTGTCCCTGCCGGACAGCGTGCACAAATCACCCTTGCTGACGGTACACGCGTATGGTTGAATGCACAATCTACATTAACTTATGCTTCCAACTTCGGACGTCGTGAAAGAAATGTGGAACTGGATGGTGAAGCCTACTTTGAAGTAGCAAAGAATAAAGATATCCCCTTCTATGTACACACCGAAATGAATAAAGTAAAGGTAGTAGGTACCTGCTTCAATGTTTGTGCCTATAAAGACAGTAAAGAATTCGAAACTACCCTCGTAGAAGGTATTGTAGACATTTATCCCGCCAATAACAACAAAGTCATCACCCGTTTGCAAAAAGATGAATTCTTTGGAAACTATGACGGGAAATGCAAAAAGGTTATACTTCCTTCTTATGAATACTTACGGTGGAAAGAAGGATTATATTGCTTTGATGATGTACCGTTCAGCTGCATCCTTACCAAACTTGAAAAATACTATAATGTAAAAATAACCGTTTCCGACCCCAAACTGCTGAATTATGATAGTTGCACCGGAAAATTCCGCGAGCAGGACGGCGTAGAGCATATTCTTCGAACCATTTCAAAAGATCATCCTTTTGAGTTCAGCATCAATGAAGAAAAAGACTCGATTTTTATTTACGAGAAATAA